From a region of the Pristis pectinata isolate sPriPec2 chromosome 2, sPriPec2.1.pri, whole genome shotgun sequence genome:
- the eif4eb gene encoding LOW QUALITY PROTEIN: eukaryotic translation initiation factor 4eb (The sequence of the model RefSeq protein was modified relative to this genomic sequence to represent the inferred CDS: inserted 1 base in 1 codon), whose product MGVLCIIRQKKGQSSYENTTQPQSSEEEGKTEAATQEIGKPEHYIKHPLQNRWALWFFKNDKXQTWQANLRLISKFDTVEDFWALYNHIQLCSNLISGCDYSLFKDGIEPMWEDEKNKRGGRWLLTLSKQQRKTDLDRIWLETLLCLIGEAFDEHSDDACGAVVNVRNKGDKIAIWTTDCENRESITYIGRIYKERLGLPPKVVIGYQSHTDTATKSGSTTKNRYVV is encoded by the exons ATGGGTGTGCTGTGTATAATAAGGCAAAAGAAAGGGCAATCAAGTTAT GAAAACACCACACAACCCCAGTCTTCAGAAGAAGAAGGTAAAACTGAGGCAGCAACTCAAGAAATAGGGAAGCCAGAACACTACATAAAACATCCGTTACAGAATAGGT GGGCACTTTGGTTCTTCAAAAATGACA AACAAACTTGGCAAGCAAATCTGCGTCTGATATCCAAATTTGATACAGTGGAAGACTTCTGGGC CCTTTATAATCATATCCAGCTTTGTAGTAATTTAATATCGGGCTGCGATTACTCTCTCTTCAAG GATGGCATTGAACCTATGTGGGAGGATGAGAAAAACAAACGAGGTGGAAGAtggctgcttaccctttccaagCAACAGAGAAAGACAGATCTGGATCGTATTTGGTTAGAAACT CTGTTGTGCCTTATAGGAGAAGCATTTGATGAGCATAGTGATGACGCTTGTGGTGCAGTAGTCAATGTTAGAAACAAAGGTGACAAAATAGCTATATGGACTACTGATTGTGAAAATAGAGAATCTATCACATATATAGG GAGAATTTACAAAGAAAGATTAGGGCTTCCTCCTAAAGTAGTGATTGGCTATCAGTCCCATACAGATACTGCCACAAAAAGTGGATCAACAACCAAGAACAGGTATGTTGTTTGA